The Streptococcus oralis genome segment AAGTGGTCTTCCAAACCTTGGATATCTGTCAATACTGTGTAGTTATTTCCATCTGAGATGAGACCCATGGCAATACCAGCTACTGGCGCCTTGATTGGCACACCACCAGCCATAAGGGCAAGAGTTCCCGCACAGATTGAAGCTTGAGAAGAAGAACCGTTTGATTCTAATACTTCAGCTACCAAGCGGATCGCATATGGGAATTCTTCCAAGCTTGGCAAAACTTGCGCAAGAGCACGCTCACCGAGAGCACCGTGACCAATTTCACGACGACCTGGCGCACCATAACGACCAGTTTCCCCTACAGAGTATTGCGGGAAGTTATAGTGGTGCATAAAGCGTTTCTTGTACTCTGGGTCCAAACCATCGATGATTTGAGTTTCTCCCATCGGAGCCAAAGTCAAGACTGAAAGGGCTTGAGTTTGTCCACGAGTGAAAAGACCGGAACCGTGTACACGAGGAAGATAGTCAACCTGCGCATCTAAAGGACGGATTTCATCGACCTTACGACCGTCAGGACGCACCTTATCTTCTGTAATCAAACGGCGCACTTCAGCGTGTTCCATTTGTTCCAAGATTTCAGCCACATCTCGCATGATACGGTCACATTCTTCATGGTCTGCATATTTTTCTTCGTAAACCGCTGTTACTTGGTCTTTAACTGCTTGAGTTGCAGCTTCACGAGCCAATTTTTCTTCTACTTGGACCGCTGTTTGGAGGTCGCTGTTGTAAGCTGCAATGATTTCAGCTTGCAAGTCAGCGTCTACATGAAGCAATTCCACTTCTGCTTTTTCTTTACCGACTGCCGCAACGATTTCTTCTTGGAAGGCAATCAATTCTTTGACTGCTTCGTGCCCTTTCAGAAGGGCTTCCAACATGATATCTTCAGACAGTTCCTTGGCACCAGACTCAACCATGTTGATAGCATGCTTGGTCCCAGCTACTGTCAATTCAAGAAGCGATTGCTCTGCCTGTTCTTGAGTAGGGTTGATGATGATTTGGCCATCAACATAACCCACTTGTACCCCAGCGATTGGTCCGTCAAAAGGAATGTCTGAGATAGAAAGCGCCAAGGATGAACCAAACATAGCCGCCATTGGTGCAGATGCATTTTCATCATAAGAAAGAACCGTATTGATGACTTGCACTTCATTACGGAAACCTTCCGCAAACATAGGGCGGATTGGACGGTCAATCAAACGCGCTGTCAAGGTCGCATCTGTTGAAGGACGTCCTTCACGTTTCATAAAGCCTCCAGGAAACTTCCCAGCCGCATACATTTTTTCTTCATAGTTGACTTGGAGTGGGAAGAAATCCCCAGTTGCCATTTTCTTAGACATGACGGCTGCAGTCAAGACAGTTGACTCACCGTAACGCACGACAACAGCTCCGTTTGCTTGCTTGGCAACCTGACCAGTCTCTACGATTAACTCACGACCCGCAAAAGTCGTTTGAAACACTTGTTTTGTCATTTTAATCCCCTTTGGATTGATGAAATTATACGCCTTGCCTACAAAAATCAGGATACAAAGGGCGTAAAGAATCCCGTATGAAAATAGGAGATTGGCGCAGTGTGCGATGCACACCAGGAAATCTATCTTTTTCACTAGGGATTTAGCCCGTGTTCAACTATCTAAATACCTTGAAAAGTTTAAAAATATTATTCTTTAGCATTTGTATCTTTTATAGCATAGCAGATTTGAATAGCTAAGAATCTGTTTATACCCTCATCTTTGTATCAAGTACGTACAGAGTCTATTTTATCATATTTTTCTTAAAAAGTGCGGGCTTTTCTATTAAAAAGGAACCATTCCCCCATGAAAAGAGGAATGGTTTGTTGTTTATTTTATTTAGCGAATTCTTTGGCTCTCGCAACTGTCATTTTTTATTTAAAAGCAAGTGAATGACAAGCTGTCGTCTCAGTGCTAAAAGAATCAATTACCCTAAAGACTGATGATTAAACAAGGCATGGGTTGCTTGGTGGATGTATTTGGCTGTTTCAGCATTATTCATGGTGTAGAGATGCACACCTGCGACATCCTGGGTCACCAAGTCCACGATCTGATCCACAGCATAGGCAAGTCCTGCTGCTCTGAGCGACTCAGGGTCATGCTCATACTTGTCTAAGATGGCCTTGAATTTTCGTGGAAGATGGATATTCTCACACGTTTTCAAGAGACGAAGGGCTTGATTACGGTTCAGAATGGGCATGATACCCGCATGAATAGGAACATCAATCCCTGCCAAGGTACACTTATCTTGAAAATCGTAGAAACGCTCATTGTCAAAGAAAAGCTGCGTTACAAGGCTTGAACAGCCTGCATCCACTTTCTTCTTGAGATTTTGAATATCCGAGATCTGGTTTGGCGAGTCAGGGTGCCCTTCTGGATAGCAAGCGCCAACAATATCAAAGTGAGGGGCTTGTTCCTTGATGAACTCGATCAAGTCCGTTGCATAGCGGAAATCCTTTTGTGGTTCCACATCTGGGATGATATCTCCACGCAGGGCCAAGATTTTCTGTACCCCAACCTTATCCAAGTCTGCAATGGTTTCAGCAACCTTTTCCTTGGTCAGATAGATAGCTGGCAAGTGGGCAATAGTTGGAATCGCCAAATCATTCTGGATAAAGTCAGCCAAACGAACCGTTGTTTCCTTGATATTAAACTTATTATTGCTGGCGGTCACACTGATAAAGTGCGGTGTCAGCTCCCGCATATCCTGCAAGGCTGAAATAATTTTATCGTTACCCACAGCTGGGTTTGGAGGGAACACTTCAAATGAAAGTGACGGCGTTTGGCGTGACATAGTCATTATCCTTTTCTTTTTGATTTCATGATTGCTGAGCAGCTAGGCCAACAGTTCCTTGATCAGTCAGGGTCAAGAGAGAAATCTTATCTTACAATTTCTCACGCGCAGCTTTTGCTGCTTCGACAAGGCGGATCAAGCTTTCTTTTGTTTCTGGAATACCACGTGTTTTCAAACCACAGTCAGGGTTGATCCAAACTTTCTTGCTTGGAACTTTGGCAAGAATAGCATCGATTGTGTGGTCAATTTCGCCTTCATTTGGCACACGAGGAGAGTGGATATCGTAAACCCCAGGTCCCACTTCTGTTTGGAAGTTTTTCGCTTTGAGTTCGTCCAAGATTTCAAGGTTTGAACGGCTTGCTTCAAAGGAAATAACGTCCGCATCCATGTTGTCGATAGCTGGGATGATATCTGTAAATTCTGAGTAACACATGTGAGTGTGGATTTGAGTATCTGGCGCTACTGTTGAGTGTACCAAGCGGAAGGCTGGAATAGCCCAGTCAAGGTAGTCTTCGTACCAGTCGCTACGACGGAGTGGCAATTTCTCACGAAGAGCAGCCTCGTCGATTTGGATGATTTTCACACCTGCAGCTTCAAGGTCAAGCACTTCATCCTTGATAGCAAGAGCGATTTGAAGAGTAGAATCCTTGATAGAGATGTCTTCACGTGGGAATGACCAGTTAAGGATGGTAACCGGTCCAGTCAACATACCTTTAACAGGTTTGTCAGTACGGCTTTGAGCATAGCTAGACCATTTGACAGTGATTGGGTTAAGACGAGTTACATCACCCCAAATGATTGGTGGTTTCACCCCACGCATACCGTATGATTGTACCCAACCATTCTTAGAGAAGAGGTAACCTGACAAGTTTTGACCGAAGTACTCAACCATGTCGTTACGCTCGAACTCACCGTGTACAAGCACGTCAAATCCAACTTCTTCTTGCCATTTGATCCATTCGTCGATGGTTTCAGCAAGGAAAGCGTCGTACTCTTCTTGTGACAATTCACCCTTACGGTAAGCCAAACGTTTGGCACGGACTTCCTTAGTTTGAGGGAATGAACCGATGGTTGTTGTTGGAAGGGCTGGAAGTTTAAAGGCTTCTTCTTGGATGGCTTCACGTTCAGCAAAGGCTGGCAAACGAGTGTAGTCAGCGTCTGTCAATCCAGCGATGCGTGCACGAAGTTCTGCATTTTCACCCACACGCTCAGTCGCAAAGAGTTCCTTATTAGCAGCAAGAGCTTCTGCACCTTGACCATTGCGGATAGCATCCAAATCACGAAGTTCTTCCAATTTTTCAACTGCAAAGGCAAAGTGGTTCAAGATAGCTGGTTCAAATTCTTCGTTAGCAGTTGTAAATGGCACATGAAGAAGTGAGCATGAGCTTGTCAATACGATGTTTTCAGCTGGGATTTGCTCAAGAACAGCCAAACTCTTTTCGTAGTTGTTGCGCCAGATGTTTTTACCATTGACGATCCCTGCATAGAGAGTCTTGTCAGCTGGGAAGCCACCTTTAACGAGTTCAAGAGTTTTCTTACCTTCAACGAAGTCAAGACCGATGGCATCTACTGGCAAGTTCACAAGGTCAGAGTAGACGTCACGAACGTCTCCGAAGTAAGTTTGAAGCAAGACTTCAAGACCTTTTTTATCAGCCAAGAGTTTGTTGTAGAGGTTCAAGAAGAGAACTTTTTCTTCAGCTGTCAAATCTTTGACAAGAGCCGCTTCGTCCAGTTGAATACGAGTCGCACCAAGTTCAGCCAATTTAGCAAAAACTTCTTGGTAAGCAGCCACTAAGCTGTCTACGAAGTCTTCAGCTTTCACGTCTTCTTCAAAGTCTGACAATTGAAGGAAAGTGAATGGACCTACAAGAACAGGACGAGTGTTAAGACCAAGTTCTTTTGCTTCTTGGAACTCATCGAAAATCTTGTGACCAGCCAATTTTACTTGAGTATCTTTTTCAAACTTAGGAACGATGTAGTGGTAGTTAGTGTTGAACCATTTCTTCATCGGAAGGGCACGAACATCCCCTTTTTCACCTTGGTAACCACGCGCCAAAGCAAAGTAGCGCTCAAGGTCAGACAAGTCCAAGTTTTGAACAGATGCAGGCACCACGTTGAAGAGGAAAGCTGCATCTAGGAAGTTGTCATAGTGAGAAAAGTCATTTGATGGAATTTCAGTGATACCTTTTTCTTTGACAATGTTCCAGTGTTTCGCGCGCAATTCTTTAGCCGCAGCCAAGAGTTCTTCTTCTGAGATTTCTTTTCTAAAGTATTTTTCAGTTGTAAATTTTAATTCGCGGAATTCGCCCAAACGAGGGAAACCGATGATCGTAGTTGACATGATGTGTCCTCCAAAATTTGTTGTTGAAACTATCTTAACAGAAAAGAAACTGTCTGTATAATTGTAAATAATTAGGCTTTGATATAGTTTGAAACTATATCACTCTTTTAGACAACTGAAAAAGACTTGAGACCAGTGTCTCAAATCCTTTGTATAGCTTGTTTTGTGGCTGTATTTTAGTTGGAATGCTCAAACGAGCTATTTATGTTTCTTATAAGTGACTATGGCTTGTTATTAGAAAAGACTATAGGTTGATCCCCTTCTCTCGGAGATTAGCCAGACAGTCCTCATAGTAGGTGTCGTCATGTTCGCTATAGATGGGGCTATTCAGCTTTTCCTCAAACAAGTCTTGATAAGGAGGGCAGATCTTGCCACGGTAGTTCTTGTCCAACCATTCTAGACTGACATTATAGCCACGTCCAGCCATCTCCTCCATGATCAAGCGATGATAAGCATAGAGACGATAAGGCGAGTGGGTAAAGACATAGTCCACCGTCGCATGCTTTCTGCCCCAGCCATTGCCACGCAGGGCGCAACACTCTCGATGTTGCCCCAAGAGTTGAGGACGGGGAAGTTGTGAAATCAAAGCCTCATGCCAAAGTCTCATGGGCGTCTCCTTTCAGTAAAGTCGAATGTTGCAAGTAGGTGTTTGGATAGCGTTCAAGCAACTCCCTCGTCTTAGCAATCAAATCTTGCTTAGAAGCTTGACCAAAGCGGTAGCGATCCAGCAAGAGCATGCAGTCTTTGCGCTCAGCATCTGTCGCTTTCTTTTTGAAATAGCCCCAAATATGCTGAAAGGCATTGCAAACCTGACCCCTGTGTTCTGGGATTTGACAGGCACGGTCGATCAGTTCTTGAACCAGATTCAGCTCCACCTCTTCATTCTTCAAGTATTGGCGAATGTCATTGTAAATATTACTGGAATGACTCAAAACAAGGTATTTGTTTCTAGCCCAGAGTTTCTGGCACTGGGATTTTTGGTTAGTTTGTTCCATCTTTCTCCTTGCTTTTTATCAGTTTCCAGGAAATATGGAAACAAAGTTGTATCCTAAAAATGAGCGAATTATCAGCGGAATATGAGCGAATCAATTGGCTCCATCACCCTTTAAAGTGTTTCAAAAACTCTTTGAGCTCGGCATCGGCTTCTGGTGTGGTTCCGTGGAGTTGACCGAGCATTTCAAGTAATG includes the following:
- the metF gene encoding methylenetetrahydrofolate reductase [NAD(P)H]; this encodes MSRQTPSLSFEVFPPNPAVGNDKIISALQDMRELTPHFISVTASNNKFNIKETTVRLADFIQNDLAIPTIAHLPAIYLTKEKVAETIADLDKVGVQKILALRGDIIPDVEPQKDFRYATDLIEFIKEQAPHFDIVGACYPEGHPDSPNQISDIQNLKKKVDAGCSSLVTQLFFDNERFYDFQDKCTLAGIDVPIHAGIMPILNRNQALRLLKTCENIHLPRKFKAILDKYEHDPESLRAAGLAYAVDQIVDLVTQDVAGVHLYTMNNAETAKYIHQATHALFNHQSLG
- the metE gene encoding 5-methyltetrahydropteroyltriglutamate--homocysteine S-methyltransferase; translation: MSTTIIGFPRLGEFRELKFTTEKYFRKEISEEELLAAAKELRAKHWNIVKEKGITEIPSNDFSHYDNFLDAAFLFNVVPASVQNLDLSDLERYFALARGYQGEKGDVRALPMKKWFNTNYHYIVPKFEKDTQVKLAGHKIFDEFQEAKELGLNTRPVLVGPFTFLQLSDFEEDVKAEDFVDSLVAAYQEVFAKLAELGATRIQLDEAALVKDLTAEEKVLFLNLYNKLLADKKGLEVLLQTYFGDVRDVYSDLVNLPVDAIGLDFVEGKKTLELVKGGFPADKTLYAGIVNGKNIWRNNYEKSLAVLEQIPAENIVLTSSCSLLHVPFTTANEEFEPAILNHFAFAVEKLEELRDLDAIRNGQGAEALAANKELFATERVGENAELRARIAGLTDADYTRLPAFAEREAIQEEAFKLPALPTTTIGSFPQTKEVRAKRLAYRKGELSQEEYDAFLAETIDEWIKWQEEVGFDVLVHGEFERNDMVEYFGQNLSGYLFSKNGWVQSYGMRGVKPPIIWGDVTRLNPITVKWSSYAQSRTDKPVKGMLTGPVTILNWSFPREDISIKDSTLQIALAIKDEVLDLEAAGVKIIQIDEAALREKLPLRRSDWYEDYLDWAIPAFRLVHSTVAPDTQIHTHMCYSEFTDIIPAIDNMDADVISFEASRSNLEILDELKAKNFQTEVGPGVYDIHSPRVPNEGEIDHTIDAILAKVPSKKVWINPDCGLKTRGIPETKESLIRLVEAAKAAREKL
- a CDS encoding YbgA family protein, whose amino-acid sequence is MEQTNQKSQCQKLWARNKYLVLSHSSNIYNDIRQYLKNEEVELNLVQELIDRACQIPEHRGQVCNAFQHIWGYFKKKATDAERKDCMLLLDRYRFGQASKQDLIAKTRELLERYPNTYLQHSTLLKGDAHETLA
- a CDS encoding TIGR02328 family protein; this encodes MRLWHEALISQLPRPQLLGQHRECCALRGNGWGRKHATVDYVFTHSPYRLYAYHRLIMEEMAGRGYNVSLEWLDKNYRGKICPPYQDLFEEKLNSPIYSEHDDTYYEDCLANLREKGINL
- the pnp gene encoding polyribonucleotide nucleotidyltransferase, with the protein product MTKQVFQTTFAGRELIVETGQVAKQANGAVVVRYGESTVLTAAVMSKKMATGDFFPLQVNYEEKMYAAGKFPGGFMKREGRPSTDATLTARLIDRPIRPMFAEGFRNEVQVINTVLSYDENASAPMAAMFGSSLALSISDIPFDGPIAGVQVGYVDGQIIINPTQEQAEQSLLELTVAGTKHAINMVESGAKELSEDIMLEALLKGHEAVKELIAFQEEIVAAVGKEKAEVELLHVDADLQAEIIAAYNSDLQTAVQVEEKLAREAATQAVKDQVTAVYEEKYADHEECDRIMRDVAEILEQMEHAEVRRLITEDKVRPDGRKVDEIRPLDAQVDYLPRVHGSGLFTRGQTQALSVLTLAPMGETQIIDGLDPEYKKRFMHHYNFPQYSVGETGRYGAPGRREIGHGALGERALAQVLPSLEEFPYAIRLVAEVLESNGSSSQASICAGTLALMAGGVPIKAPVAGIAMGLISDGNNYTVLTDIQGLEDHFGDMDFKVAGTRDGITALQMDIKIQGITAEILTEALAQAKKARFEILDVIEATIPEVRPELAPTAPKIDTIKIDVDKIKIVIGKGGETIDKIIAETGVKIDIDEEGNVSIYSSDQDAINRTKEIIAGLVREAKVDEVYHAKVVRIEKFGAFVNLFDKTDALVHISEMAWTRTNRVEDLVAIGDEVDVKVIKIDEKGRIDASMKALLPRPPKPEHDEKGEKSERPHRPRHHKDHKPKKEFTETPKDSE